The genome window ACCTGATAATGGCATACCACATTGCTCCGCTCCATATCGTCCCGTTCTTTTGCGCCTTGGTGCGGAATGTGGTTGATGAACACCACGCAGTCGCCAGCTTTCGGATAGAGGATAACGTGCTCTTGTGCTTCGCACCACGCCTCAAACTTGGGACGGTCCAAGGGATATAGATGGGGCGGTTCGACAAGATGTCCGCCTTTGACATATTTTAGGTGTCCTGAACCGGGGGCGTTGTCCTGAAAATAGTAGGTTGCGTTGAGGCTAATGGGAGATACTGCAAAGCGATACTTGTCCGCTTCTCGTTTCTCCTGCCAATAGCCGTAGAAATCTAGGTGCCACTCTTGAAGATATGGGCCCGGGTTGATGTGTGCACGCAAACTCCGTAGTTGGCACTGCTTCCCCATCATGCCTTCGAGGTAAGGGCGGATGCTCGGATGGCCTACCAATGGGGCATACGTTTCTGGTTCCCGGTCTAGTAAGGTGTCAAACCACATATTGCCTACGGCGTTAAGTCCTTCCTCCCATCCCATCTCGCGGGCATGGTTGATACGTTGCCGAATATGTTCTGTCTCCTCCGGGGATAATGCACCCTCTATCAGTATGAAACCGTCCTGTTCTAATCGATCCAGTTGGTTTTCGATGTTTTCCATAGCCCGCCAAGGTCTCCTTCCCAGTTGTGTCGATTTTCGAGGCAACCAATACATCTATTTTTAGTTTACTACATCTCGCTAGAATCGTCGATCCACAATTGTAAATAAAAAGTACCTAAATCGGCATAAAGATTTGGTCTTTGATGCAATGCCGGTTCAATTGAGGGCGATATGAGTTTTCTTCTCAAATTTTGGTAGAATATCCCTTGGAAATTCAGCTACAACAAGACCTGCACAATCTAATTTTTCAAGAGGACTATAAGATGGATAGGAGCTACCGTGTCGCCATCGTTGGGGCAACAGGAGCGGTTGGCACGACAATGCGGCAGATTCTGGAAGAACGCGCATTCTCCGTCGCTTCGCTGAAGTTGCTCGCTTCCCATCGTTCTGCCGGTGAGATTTTAACGTTCAAAGATCAACCTATCGTTGTCGAAGAGTTAACGCATGATTCATTCGATGATGTCGATTTGGTGTTTTCGTCAGCGGGTGCGTCTGTCAGCCGTGAGTTTATACCGACTGCGGTAGAAAAGGGGTGTCTTGTTATTGACAACACCAGTGCATTTCGGCTGGACGCAGATACGCCGTTGGTGATTCCCGAAGTAAATATGCAAGCAGCAATGCGGCATCAAGGCTTGATCTCCAACCCCAATTGTTCAACTATTCAGATGCTTTTGGCACTCAAGCCACTCTACGACGAAGCGGGACTTAAGCGTATCGTTGTTTCGACCTATCAAAGTGTTTCGGGAAAAAGTGGTTCGGCTGTTCTTGAACTGATAGATCAAACGACGGCTGCGTTGGAAGGACGTCCCATCACATGCGATCAGTTTCCGCATCAGATGGCGTTTAACGTCGCCTTCGATTGGCCCTTCGCCGATAACGGTTACAGTGAAGAAGAGATCAAGATGGTTAAGGAAACACATAAAATTCTTGAGAACGATACCATCGGAGTCTCAGCGACAACCGTTCGGGTGCCGGTGTTCTTCGCCCATTCTGAATCAATT of Candidatus Poribacteria bacterium contains these proteins:
- a CDS encoding phytanoyl-CoA dioxygenase family protein, which encodes MENIENQLDRLEQDGFILIEGALSPEETEHIRQRINHAREMGWEEGLNAVGNMWFDTLLDREPETYAPLVGHPSIRPYLEGMMGKQCQLRSLRAHINPGPYLQEWHLDFYGYWQEKREADKYRFAVSPISLNATYYFQDNAPGSGHLKYVKGGHLVEPPHLYPLDRPKFEAWCEAQEHVILYPKAGDCVVFINHIPHQGAKERDDMERSNVVCHYQVTPMYDGIWHVSRPRGYAGTFPFAN
- a CDS encoding aspartate-semialdehyde dehydrogenase codes for the protein MDRSYRVAIVGATGAVGTTMRQILEERAFSVASLKLLASHRSAGEILTFKDQPIVVEELTHDSFDDVDLVFSSAGASVSREFIPTAVEKGCLVIDNTSAFRLDADTPLVIPEVNMQAAMRHQGLISNPNCSTIQMLLALKPLYDEAGLKRIVVSTYQSVSGKSGSAVLELIDQTTAALEGRPITCDQFPHQMAFNVAFDWPFADNGYSEEEIKMVKETHKILENDTIGVSATTVRVPVFFAHSESINIQTDSKLTADEARRILSQARGVTVIDAPKSRDYPLAINAAGQDDVYVGRIREDDSIENGLNLWVVADNLRKGAALNAIQIAEILDQINV